The proteins below come from a single Gemmatimonadota bacterium genomic window:
- a CDS encoding DUF433 domain-containing protein, translating to MNNEKFDARFEPTYGVSEAARYLNIPPSTLRSWISGVQYRSDRSNFEPVISVPPAEIVQLSFVNLVEAHVLVALRRVHKMRLQDIRVALDTLEKQFPRQPHPLAFETFATDGKDLFLKHIGQLINLSRRGQLEMEEVIDMYLHRIEYDTSGPVILYPFTRGPFQEDDQPKAVLMNPYISFGRPVLAGRGVPTELVFERFNAGELMGTLAKDYGRKRWEIEEAIRYESARSRKAA from the coding sequence ATGAATAACGAAAAATTTGATGCGCGCTTTGAGCCTACTTATGGCGTCTCAGAAGCGGCTCGCTATCTAAATATTCCGCCTTCTACGCTCAGGTCCTGGATATCAGGGGTACAGTATCGTTCAGATCGAAGCAACTTTGAACCTGTTATTAGTGTACCTCCAGCAGAAATCGTGCAACTATCCTTTGTCAACTTAGTGGAGGCCCATGTCTTGGTGGCACTTCGCAGAGTCCACAAGATGCGTTTGCAGGATATCCGGGTAGCACTGGACACGCTTGAAAAACAGTTTCCCAGGCAACCTCACCCTCTGGCTTTTGAGACTTTCGCAACGGATGGAAAAGATCTGTTCTTAAAACATATCGGACAGCTTATCAATCTCTCCAGGCGCGGACAACTGGAAATGGAAGAAGTCATCGACATGTATCTTCATCGTATTGAGTATGATACAAGTGGACCCGTTATCTTGTATCCCTTTACACGAGGCCCATTCCAGGAAGATGATCAACCGAAAGCCGTCTTGATGAATCCTTATATTTCTTTTGGCCGTCCTGTGCTTGCGGGAAGAGGTGTGCCGACCGAATTGGTCTTTGAGCGGTTCAACGCAGGTGAGTTAATGGGCACACTGGCTAAAGATTACGGGCGTAAGAGATGGGAGATTGAAGAGGCTATCAGGTATGAATCGGCCAGAAGCAGAAAAGCAGCTTGA